The Candidatus Schekmanbacteria bacterium genome has a window encoding:
- a CDS encoding divalent-cation tolerance protein CutA, which yields MQNKKFLFGKMDKIKLILVLTSLDSEKKAREIAETLVKEKLAACVSLFSDVESFYFWEEKLCREKEIFLFIKTREDLFNHLKERLLEIHPYETPEIISLNIDNFYEKYAKWVVDETLHYKSD from the coding sequence ATGCAAAACAAAAAGTTCTTATTTGGCAAAATGGATAAAATAAAATTAATATTAGTTCTAACTTCTCTTGATTCAGAAAAAAAAGCAAGAGAAATCGCCGAAACTCTTGTCAAAGAGAAGCTTGCCGCCTGTGTTTCCCTTTTCTCTGATGTTGAATCATTCTACTTTTGGGAAGAAAAACTTTGCAGAGAAAAAGAGATATTCCTTTTCATAAAAACACGAGAAGACCTCTTCAATCATCTGAAAGAGCGCCTTCTTGAAATTCACCCTTATGAAACACCTGAAATAATATCACTCAATATTGATAATTTCTATGAAAAATATGCAAAATGGGTTGTCGATGAAACTCTCCACTACAAAAGTGA